The following proteins are co-located in the Paenibacillus sp. JNUCC32 genome:
- the infC gene encoding translation initiation factor IF-3: MLMMNEKIKAREVELTGLNGEELGVVSREEALALAKRHKADLVCTSLFSSPPPCKLVSRGQAKQEAVKAKQQVSGGPIKVKEFRLSVHIEEHDYDTKLSQMHKLLAAGKAVQPVIRIQGKEGEAARKLLERLVQDLAGVGKKETGIQVSGKQAAVKLLPV, encoded by the coding sequence ATGTTGATGATGAACGAAAAGATAAAAGCGCGCGAAGTCGAGCTTACCGGCTTGAACGGCGAGGAGTTGGGCGTCGTCTCCAGGGAAGAGGCGCTTGCCCTGGCTAAGCGTCACAAAGCCGATTTGGTGTGCACCTCGTTGTTCAGCAGCCCGCCGCCATGCAAGCTCGTAAGCCGCGGCCAAGCGAAGCAGGAGGCGGTTAAAGCGAAGCAGCAGGTTTCGGGCGGTCCGATCAAGGTCAAGGAATTCCGCCTGTCCGTACATATCGAAGAGCATGATTACGACACCAAGCTCTCGCAGATGCATAAGCTGCTGGCAGCGGGCAAAGCCGTCCAGCCGGTCATACGCATCCAGGGCAAGGAAGGCGAAGCTGCCCGTAAGCTGCTTGAACGACTCGTTCAAGATCTGGCCGGGGTGGGTAAGAAGGAAACGGGCATACAGGTTAGCGGCAAACAGGCCGCGGTGAAGCTGCTGCCGGTATAA
- a CDS encoding metallophosphoesterase family protein produces the protein MRTLAISDIHGCYDEFNRLLSEVRYHPAQDKLVLLGDYVDRGSKSKEVIEQVMGMRDSSVITLRGNHDQMMLDAILLDTDEANSRWIRNGARNTIESYCGADFFDGDLDRSRYNEGKAYIKRHYEHHLSFLDTLPLYYETDTHLFVHAGINPGVEDWKQQPPHDFIWIREPFFNYPTGIDKTVVFGHTPAVNLHDSEHIWFCGDGDKIGIDGACVYGKQLNCLEITEQLEYRTYFVRSVPAE, from the coding sequence ATTCGAACCTTAGCGATAAGCGACATTCATGGCTGCTATGATGAATTCAATCGGTTATTGTCCGAAGTGCGGTATCATCCCGCACAGGATAAGCTGGTCCTGCTTGGGGATTATGTGGATCGCGGATCTAAAAGCAAAGAAGTGATTGAGCAGGTGATGGGAATGCGGGATTCCAGCGTCATCACCCTTCGCGGGAATCATGATCAAATGATGCTGGATGCCATTCTGCTGGATACGGACGAAGCGAATTCACGCTGGATTCGCAATGGTGCGCGAAATACGATTGAAAGTTATTGCGGCGCCGATTTTTTTGATGGCGATCTGGATCGCTCCAGATACAATGAAGGCAAGGCCTACATAAAACGGCATTATGAGCATCATTTATCATTTCTCGATACATTGCCCCTGTACTATGAAACAGACACCCACCTATTCGTGCATGCCGGAATCAATCCGGGCGTGGAAGACTGGAAGCAGCAGCCTCCACATGATTTCATCTGGATACGGGAACCATTCTTCAATTATCCCACCGGCATCGACAAAACCGTGGTATTCGGGCATACCCCGGCCGTCAACTTGCATGACTCGGAGCATATTTGGTTCTGTGGCGATGGGGACAAAATCGGCATCGATGGAGCATGCGTATACGGTAAGCAGTTGAACTGCCTGGAAATCACGGAACAACTGGAATACCGAACGTATTTTGTCCGGTCCGTGCCTGCGGAGTGA
- a CDS encoding GNAT family N-acetyltransferase has product MISLHVIDKDNWEDCIRLKPKPEQEKWIAPNLYSIAEAQFMEGFETRAIFHDEEMIGFVMYGLHPHDDNYWIYRFMIDGKFQGMHYAKPAIRLVLDEIRHSPNRTDDVMLCYKPGNEHAKRLYTQIGFTEAGYAPWGDVMAKYSFV; this is encoded by the coding sequence TTGATATCACTTCATGTCATAGATAAAGATAATTGGGAGGATTGCATCCGCCTTAAACCCAAACCTGAACAGGAGAAATGGATTGCCCCTAATCTATATTCCATAGCGGAAGCTCAATTTATGGAGGGTTTCGAAACGAGAGCCATTTTCCATGATGAAGAAATGATCGGATTTGTTATGTACGGACTGCACCCGCACGATGACAACTATTGGATATACCGATTTATGATCGACGGCAAATTTCAGGGAATGCATTATGCCAAGCCTGCGATTCGCCTGGTTCTTGATGAGATTCGCCATTCGCCGAATCGTACGGACGATGTTATGCTGTGTTACAAACCCGGGAACGAGCATGCAAAAAGGCTCTATACCCAAATCGGGTTTACGGAAGCCGGTTATGCTCCCTGGGGAGATGTGATGGCTAAATATAGTTTTGTATAA
- a CDS encoding elongation factor G, with the protein MKNILNIGVLAHVDAGKTTLTEQILFKAGIIEQAGSVDHGNTTTDSLDIERRRGITIKSAAVSFMLGDLKVNLIDTPGHADFISEVEHSLSVLDGVILVISAVEGVQSQTRVLMQTLKEQKIPTLLFMNKIDRMGADYRKVYAMIRHLLDEHICEMSSVIKEGGAAVQADASDPHHAGWVETLALSNDDLLNDYALDIPISHQRLQEELRRQTRQGKAYPLFAGSAAKGLGIEPLLQALGDFFPVNPSSMLQHEPLSGLVFKVIRRPNGERNVYLRLYAGSIQYRDEIPVIHQNGQTSTLKVKQLHALHQGKSIPVHGIGAGDIAILIDGELKVGDVIGSVSGRMKTVHFQKPPIQVQVSAVHSAEKHRLHAALSDLTEEDPFLQYSQDTKTSENVIHVFGKVQQEILLETILQQYGIEAVFSAPRVICIEKPYGTGEAVEYIGECPFYATVGIRVEPGEFGTGIQYRLEVELGSLPLAFQKAIKDTVFEVLQEGLYGWAVTDTIVTLTHTGYASPVSTAKDFRSLTPLVLMAALDQAGTEVYEPMNVIQFILPENSLSKVLSKLAALDGTYQEPAFHNGTVHVHGTIPVRTTDLLKAEVHSLTSGEGMLTVKPGGYTKVQAPFPVNTRRQVNPLNRGEYMLYLNKIM; encoded by the coding sequence ATGAAGAACATATTGAACATTGGAGTTTTGGCCCATGTTGACGCCGGTAAAACTACGCTGACGGAGCAAATTCTATTTAAGGCCGGGATTATTGAACAAGCAGGCTCGGTGGACCATGGCAATACGACCACGGATTCATTGGACATTGAGCGGAGACGGGGCATTACGATCAAATCCGCCGCGGTATCGTTCATGCTGGGCGATCTGAAAGTCAATCTCATCGACACGCCCGGCCATGCCGACTTCATCTCGGAGGTTGAGCATTCGCTTAGCGTACTGGATGGCGTCATTCTGGTCATTTCCGCCGTTGAAGGCGTACAGTCCCAAACCCGGGTGCTCATGCAGACATTGAAGGAACAAAAGATACCCACCCTATTATTCATGAACAAAATCGATCGAATGGGTGCCGACTACCGGAAGGTTTATGCGATGATACGCCATCTGCTTGACGAACATATTTGCGAAATGAGTTCGGTCATCAAGGAAGGCGGCGCAGCCGTTCAGGCGGACGCGTCCGATCCCCACCACGCAGGCTGGGTAGAAACCCTGGCATTGTCCAATGACGATCTGCTGAACGATTATGCCCTGGATATTCCGATATCACACCAACGGCTGCAGGAGGAATTGCGGAGGCAAACGCGCCAAGGCAAAGCTTATCCCCTATTTGCAGGTTCAGCAGCCAAAGGTCTCGGCATAGAACCGCTGCTTCAAGCGCTCGGCGATTTTTTCCCGGTTAACCCATCGTCGATGCTTCAGCATGAACCGTTATCCGGCTTGGTATTCAAAGTGATCAGACGACCGAATGGGGAGCGGAATGTATACCTCCGCCTGTACGCTGGCAGCATCCAGTATCGTGATGAAATTCCGGTGATCCATCAGAACGGACAAACCTCGACGCTCAAGGTGAAGCAGCTTCATGCTCTGCACCAGGGCAAATCCATTCCGGTCCATGGAATCGGCGCAGGCGACATCGCCATTCTTATCGACGGCGAACTCAAGGTGGGCGACGTCATCGGCAGCGTTTCCGGGAGGATGAAGACGGTTCATTTTCAAAAGCCGCCGATTCAAGTCCAGGTTTCGGCCGTTCATTCCGCGGAGAAACATCGGCTGCATGCCGCCTTAAGCGATCTCACCGAAGAGGATCCGTTTCTGCAATATAGCCAGGACACGAAAACAAGCGAGAATGTCATCCATGTATTCGGCAAAGTCCAGCAAGAAATTCTGCTGGAAACGATTCTGCAGCAGTACGGCATCGAAGCCGTATTTTCCGCTCCGCGGGTGATTTGCATCGAGAAGCCTTATGGCACGGGAGAAGCTGTTGAATATATAGGCGAGTGTCCTTTTTATGCAACGGTGGGCATCAGGGTCGAACCTGGCGAGTTCGGTACCGGAATTCAGTACAGGCTGGAAGTGGAGCTGGGCTCCCTTCCCTTAGCTTTTCAGAAAGCAATTAAAGACACGGTATTCGAGGTGCTTCAGGAAGGTTTGTACGGATGGGCAGTGACCGATACGATCGTAACGCTGACGCATACCGGTTACGCAAGCCCGGTTTCGACGGCAAAGGACTTTCGAAGCTTGACTCCTCTAGTCCTCATGGCTGCGCTCGACCAAGCAGGGACGGAAGTATACGAGCCCATGAACGTGATCCAATTCATTCTGCCGGAAAACAGCTTAAGCAAAGTACTATCCAAATTAGCCGCGCTGGACGGCACTTATCAGGAACCCGCGTTCCATAACGGTACCGTCCACGTTCACGGCACCATTCCGGTGCGGACTACCGACTTGCTGAAAGCCGAGGTTCATTCCCTTACGAGCGGCGAAGGCATGCTCACCGTTAAACCAGGCGGTTATACGAAGGTGCAAGCTCCCTTCCCAGTCAATACACGTCGGCAAGTCAACCCGCTGAACCGTGGCGAATATATGCTTTACTTAAACAAGATCATGTAA
- a CDS encoding family 43 glycosylhydrolase yields MNKMNMHPYATIQQKTTSMNPVITSIYTADPSAHVWNDGKIYVYASHDVDPPRGCDLMDRYHVFSSEDMVHWQDEGEILNSDDVSWGRPEGGFMWAPDCAYRNGTYYFYYPHPSGSDWNDTWKIGVATSDKPASGFIDQGYIQGLGGFAMIDPAVWVDDDNRAYMYYGGGGVCAGVELNDDMMTIHGDVQVMEGLEDFHEAAWVFKREGRYYLTYADNLEGNNRMRYATSDHPLGPWTYQGIFLEPTGCSTTHGSVVEFKGSWYLFYHNQAISGEGTLRSVCIDELHFNEDGTIQNVRQTLDGVKPAPGGPTCSPKLEVYDAALCQVVGGAELKQAADGVTVATHLRSDTACCRFGDIKGGSTGGRAEVGIVYGTAERLAKLRLSVNGTDYSFVNALGTGGIHERTGYTGITVVLNAGNGNTVEWSGGHGEIAIEALIVKHLKD; encoded by the coding sequence ATGAATAAGATGAACATGCATCCCTATGCAACGATACAGCAAAAAACTACTTCGATGAATCCCGTTATTACCAGCATCTACACGGCAGATCCCTCGGCCCATGTGTGGAATGACGGCAAAATCTACGTATACGCCTCGCATGACGTGGATCCGCCCCGAGGCTGCGACCTGATGGACCGCTATCACGTATTCTCCTCGGAGGACATGGTGCATTGGCAGGACGAAGGTGAAATCTTAAACTCCGATGATGTGAGCTGGGGCCGGCCGGAAGGCGGATTTATGTGGGCGCCGGACTGTGCTTATCGAAATGGAACCTATTACTTCTATTATCCTCACCCGAGCGGATCGGATTGGAACGATACCTGGAAGATCGGAGTCGCCACGAGCGACAAACCTGCCAGCGGGTTTATCGACCAAGGATACATCCAAGGCCTGGGAGGTTTTGCGATGATCGACCCGGCCGTATGGGTTGACGATGACAACCGTGCGTATATGTACTACGGCGGGGGCGGCGTTTGCGCCGGGGTCGAGCTGAACGATGACATGATGACGATTCATGGGGACGTTCAAGTCATGGAAGGGCTGGAGGATTTTCACGAAGCTGCCTGGGTATTCAAAAGAGAGGGCCGGTATTATCTGACTTACGCGGACAATCTGGAAGGAAATAATCGAATGCGTTATGCCACCAGTGACCATCCGCTCGGACCTTGGACATATCAAGGCATATTCCTGGAGCCGACGGGCTGTTCAACGACGCATGGATCCGTGGTCGAGTTCAAAGGAAGCTGGTATTTGTTCTATCACAATCAAGCGATATCAGGTGAGGGCACTCTCCGGAGCGTATGTATTGATGAGCTGCACTTTAATGAGGATGGCACGATCCAGAACGTGCGCCAAACGCTCGATGGGGTTAAGCCCGCTCCGGGAGGGCCTACGTGCTCTCCGAAGCTGGAGGTGTATGACGCAGCTTTATGCCAAGTGGTCGGCGGTGCGGAGCTTAAACAAGCCGCGGACGGCGTTACCGTTGCAACCCATCTGAGATCCGATACGGCCTGCTGCCGATTTGGCGATATCAAAGGCGGATCGACTGGAGGCAGGGCTGAAGTCGGAATCGTCTACGGTACGGCGGAACGCTTGGCTAAACTGAGATTGAGCGTAAACGGTACTGATTATTCATTCGTAAACGCATTGGGCACGGGAGGTATCCACGAAAGAACGGGATACACGGGCATTACGGTTGTGCTGAATGCCGGCAACGGGAATACGGTCGAGTGGAGCGGGGGACATGGCGAGATAGCGATTGAGGCATTAATCGTCAAGCATCTGAAAGATTGA
- a CDS encoding NAD-dependent epimerase/dehydratase family protein — protein MNRIIVTGSEGKLGHYVVEELNRAGYKVIGTDNRPSSGRNRYARYVQGDLNQLGEVYGLLAEADAVIHLAAIPNPVSYSPERIFANNVMSTYNVMEAASKLGIQRVVFGSSESAYGFCWAKHPFAPHYLPVDEDHPLLPQESYGLSKQTNEHIGDMFARRVNMQVFAMRFSLVLTPEEYSREIAAFSDTARHHRILWSYVDARDAATACRLALETSPNESQEACRLDVTSSDILSDVGLEELARRYYPQVPLPGASIQELTAFVTNRRARERLNWKPVHSWREILGQQDMQ, from the coding sequence ATGAACAGAATCATCGTCACAGGCTCGGAAGGCAAACTCGGACATTACGTGGTGGAAGAGCTGAACCGGGCGGGTTACAAGGTCATTGGGACGGATAATCGCCCGTCCAGCGGAAGGAACCGGTATGCCCGCTATGTGCAAGGGGATTTGAATCAACTTGGAGAGGTATATGGATTATTAGCCGAGGCGGATGCCGTGATTCATTTGGCGGCTATACCGAATCCGGTCAGTTATTCGCCTGAGCGGATATTCGCTAACAATGTCATGTCCACCTATAACGTTATGGAGGCCGCATCGAAGCTGGGTATCCAGCGTGTCGTATTCGGATCCAGCGAGTCGGCTTACGGCTTTTGCTGGGCGAAGCATCCGTTTGCGCCTCACTATCTTCCCGTGGACGAAGACCATCCGCTGCTGCCGCAGGAGAGCTATGGACTATCCAAACAGACCAACGAGCATATCGGCGACATGTTTGCCAGACGGGTGAACATGCAAGTCTTCGCGATGAGGTTTTCATTAGTTCTGACTCCGGAAGAGTATAGCCGCGAGATCGCTGCTTTCTCCGACACCGCCAGGCACCATCGTATTTTATGGAGCTACGTCGATGCGAGAGATGCAGCCACCGCCTGCCGTCTAGCGCTAGAAACAAGCCCTAACGAATCGCAGGAGGCCTGCCGACTGGATGTGACGTCCAGCGATATTCTCAGCGATGTTGGTCTGGAAGAGCTGGCACGGCGATATTATCCGCAGGTGCCTTTGCCAGGGGCGTCTATTCAGGAATTGACCGCTTTCGTAACCAATCGGCGCGCACGAGAGCGGCTGAACTGGAAGCCTGTGCATTCATGGAGGGAAATTCTAGGACAGCAAGACATGCAATAA
- a CDS encoding enolase C-terminal domain-like protein translates to MAIISGIQCIRTRHDGSWVIVKVLTDQDGLYGIGSASDIYQPGAIVSVIEELLKPLLIGRDASQIEDIWQTMYTSGYWRNGSTLHTAMGGIDMALWDIKGKEAGLPVYQLLGGAVRSAVPCYAHANGSTYEQLEEEVMAYQEQGYGVIRCQLGGYGGGGFVSSRLPSTIFPPANRFDEASYITAIPAMFEKLRVRFGMNLSFTHDVHEHLTPSGAVALSKELDPYRLFFLEDLLPAEHTDWYRSVRLNSTTPQAVGELFVHPREWLPLVKERLIDFVRMRVSKAGGITPCRKIAAVCEAFGVRTAWQEGGENDPVNQAAAAHLDMAIMSFGVQESNHFRAEEQEAFPGHAVLEGGHLQLNDKPGLGIDIDEAKAAALLRDPKRLTSYHHPYKLDRKPDGTLLRP, encoded by the coding sequence ATGGCTATCATTTCAGGCATTCAATGTATTCGTACCCGGCATGACGGAAGCTGGGTCATTGTCAAAGTGCTGACGGACCAGGACGGCCTGTACGGGATCGGCTCTGCCAGCGATATATACCAGCCCGGAGCGATTGTCAGCGTCATCGAAGAATTGCTGAAGCCGCTTCTGATCGGACGGGACGCGAGCCAGATCGAGGACATATGGCAAACGATGTATACCAGCGGGTATTGGCGCAACGGTTCGACGCTTCATACGGCGATGGGCGGCATAGATATGGCATTATGGGACATTAAGGGCAAGGAGGCGGGGCTTCCGGTGTATCAGCTGCTCGGCGGCGCCGTCCGTTCTGCCGTGCCTTGTTATGCGCATGCCAACGGTTCCACCTATGAGCAGCTGGAAGAAGAGGTGATGGCTTATCAAGAGCAAGGCTATGGCGTCATCCGCTGCCAGCTTGGCGGATACGGCGGCGGCGGTTTTGTATCCTCTCGGCTGCCGTCAACGATTTTTCCTCCTGCGAATCGATTTGATGAAGCCAGTTACATTACGGCCATTCCGGCTATGTTTGAAAAGCTGCGCGTTCGATTCGGCATGAATCTGTCTTTCACGCATGACGTGCACGAGCATTTGACGCCCTCGGGAGCGGTTGCCCTATCCAAGGAGCTTGATCCATACCGCTTGTTCTTCTTGGAGGATCTGCTTCCGGCGGAGCATACGGACTGGTATCGCAGCGTGAGGTTGAACAGCACGACCCCGCAAGCCGTGGGCGAGCTGTTCGTGCATCCTCGGGAATGGCTGCCATTGGTCAAAGAGCGCTTGATTGACTTCGTAAGGATGCGTGTCTCCAAGGCCGGAGGGATTACGCCATGCCGCAAAATCGCCGCCGTCTGCGAAGCATTCGGCGTCCGTACCGCATGGCAGGAAGGCGGGGAGAACGATCCGGTGAATCAAGCGGCCGCCGCCCATTTGGACATGGCCATCATGAGTTTCGGCGTGCAGGAGAGCAACCATTTCCGCGCAGAGGAACAGGAAGCCTTTCCCGGCCATGCCGTGCTGGAAGGCGGGCATCTGCAGCTTAACGACAAGCCGGGGCTCGGGATCGATATCGATGAAGCTAAAGCGGCCGCCTTGCTGCGCGATCCGAAGCGCCTGACATCCTATCACCACCCATACAAGCTGGACCGCAAGCCGGACGGAACGCTACTTCGGCCGTAA
- a CDS encoding alpha-mannosidase → MTTKTAHVIAHSHWDREWYLPYEKHRLRLVRLVEDVIETFEKDPAFTSFHLDGQYIVLEDYLEIMPHRADQVRSLVEQGKLIVGPWYILQDEFLVSSEANARNLLIGINASRKMGGYPKIGYFPDSFGNMGQAPQLIRQAGIEVAVYGRGVKPVGFNNEIQSGSGHGHTSKYSEMLWESPDGSRVLAILFANWYNNGMEIPVEPDEVKAYWSRKLAEAEEFASSPELLFMNGCDHQPLQKDLTVALQTAGSIVPDVTFRHSSFPEYVAALRSASPESLDVIRGELRSQWTDGWMTLVNTASSRVYIKQQNAKTQTLLEKVAEPLGVMASLAGAAYPRHELLYAWKTLLQNHPHDSICGCSIDEVHREMLTRFAKSQQVAESVATQSAAWVAESVNTSGFDPEAARPFVVFNSSGHGRSGIARATVDVERRYFDHQAPHLKYQEFKQQWEAFNPDEWGITDSNGHQVEAVITPIGPVFGYDLPDDRFRQPYWAYQVEVELYVQDIPGIGYRTFALVPKEILSVKAWEASVSSELVAGDHVMENRFLRVEIAEDGSFMLSDKVNNRLYEGLGIYEDTGDIGNEYMYRQPDDEVALTTQGLPADIKLVHHTRLRAVYRIEHAWKLPTRADDLLDEEIRSMVPFRYRQSRRVSEMAEVRIVTELTLEKDSRRVGIKSYIDNTVRDHRIRMLFRTGLEADHVTVDSIYELAQRPIQPEAEWSNPSNAQHQNAFVSISNGREGLTIANKGLNEYEVLAEGNTLAVTLLRGVRELGDWGVFATPEAQCLGQHTLEMELIAHDLDVIRSRAYVQAYQFPVPWTVQQTGVHGGTLPASQEFLQWEGEGLAFSALKQGEEKHDLMFRVFNVSSEAATMKVKPSFQVDQVYESTIIEEMGETLSPDEDERYALKVGPATIQTLGIQTPAR, encoded by the coding sequence ATGACTACAAAAACAGCGCACGTTATCGCGCATTCGCATTGGGATAGAGAGTGGTATCTGCCATATGAGAAGCACCGGCTGAGACTGGTTCGGCTGGTGGAGGATGTCATCGAGACGTTTGAAAAGGACCCGGCATTCACAAGCTTTCACCTGGATGGCCAATATATCGTGCTGGAGGATTACTTGGAAATCATGCCGCACAGGGCGGACCAGGTCCGATCGTTGGTCGAACAGGGCAAGCTGATCGTGGGCCCTTGGTACATTCTTCAGGATGAATTCCTGGTCAGCAGCGAAGCCAACGCGCGCAACCTGTTGATCGGCATCAACGCGTCAAGGAAAATGGGCGGTTACCCGAAGATCGGTTATTTCCCGGATTCCTTCGGCAACATGGGGCAGGCGCCGCAGCTGATCCGTCAGGCGGGCATCGAAGTAGCCGTGTATGGGCGCGGCGTGAAGCCCGTTGGATTTAATAACGAAATACAGTCAGGCAGCGGACACGGGCATACCTCCAAATACTCGGAGATGTTATGGGAATCGCCCGACGGTTCCAGGGTGCTGGCGATCCTGTTCGCCAATTGGTACAACAACGGGATGGAGATTCCAGTGGAGCCTGATGAGGTAAAAGCGTACTGGTCTCGGAAGCTTGCCGAAGCCGAAGAATTCGCTTCAAGCCCGGAGCTGCTATTCATGAACGGCTGCGACCATCAGCCGCTGCAGAAGGATCTGACGGTGGCTTTGCAAACGGCCGGCAGCATAGTGCCCGACGTGACGTTCCGCCACTCCAGCTTTCCGGAATATGTCGCGGCTTTGCGCAGTGCAAGCCCGGAGTCGCTGGACGTCATCCGCGGCGAGCTTCGAAGCCAATGGACCGACGGTTGGATGACGCTGGTGAATACGGCGTCCAGCCGTGTATATATCAAGCAGCAAAATGCGAAAACCCAAACGTTGCTGGAGAAAGTGGCCGAACCGCTGGGGGTTATGGCATCGCTGGCCGGTGCGGCGTATCCGCGGCATGAGCTGCTGTATGCCTGGAAGACGCTGCTTCAGAATCATCCGCATGACAGCATCTGCGGCTGCAGCATCGACGAAGTGCACCGGGAGATGTTGACGCGGTTTGCCAAATCGCAGCAGGTTGCCGAATCGGTTGCGACGCAGAGTGCCGCCTGGGTAGCGGAATCGGTAAATACCTCCGGCTTCGATCCGGAAGCCGCCCGCCCATTCGTCGTGTTCAACAGCTCGGGGCACGGCCGATCAGGAATTGCTAGGGCGACAGTGGATGTGGAGCGTCGATATTTTGATCACCAGGCGCCGCATTTGAAGTATCAGGAGTTCAAACAACAATGGGAGGCATTTAATCCAGATGAATGGGGTATAACGGACTCTAATGGCCATCAGGTGGAAGCCGTGATTACGCCGATCGGGCCAGTCTTTGGTTATGATCTCCCGGATGACCGGTTCCGTCAGCCCTACTGGGCTTATCAAGTGGAAGTGGAGCTTTACGTTCAAGACATTCCAGGGATCGGCTACCGCACGTTCGCCTTGGTCCCCAAGGAAATCCTAAGTGTGAAGGCGTGGGAAGCATCCGTATCCTCCGAGTTGGTTGCAGGCGATCATGTCATGGAAAACCGGTTCCTTCGCGTCGAGATTGCCGAAGACGGATCGTTTATGCTGTCGGATAAAGTCAATAACCGCCTGTATGAGGGGCTTGGCATCTATGAGGATACCGGCGATATCGGGAATGAATATATGTACAGACAGCCGGATGATGAAGTAGCACTGACTACTCAAGGGCTCCCTGCGGACATTAAGCTTGTGCATCATACAAGGCTGAGAGCGGTATACCGAATCGAGCACGCCTGGAAGCTTCCGACCCGTGCGGATGACCTGCTGGATGAAGAGATTCGGTCCATGGTGCCGTTCCGGTACCGTCAATCCCGGCGGGTGAGCGAGATGGCGGAGGTTCGGATTGTAACCGAGCTGACCCTTGAGAAGGACAGCCGTAGGGTCGGCATCAAGAGTTACATCGACAATACGGTGCGGGATCATCGCATCCGAATGCTGTTCAGAACCGGTCTTGAGGCGGACCATGTTACGGTTGACTCCATCTATGAGCTGGCGCAGCGTCCGATTCAACCGGAGGCGGAATGGAGCAATCCGAGCAATGCCCAGCATCAGAATGCCTTTGTTAGCATTAGCAATGGCCGTGAGGGACTTACGATAGCAAATAAAGGCCTGAACGAGTATGAAGTGCTTGCCGAAGGGAATACACTTGCGGTTACCTTGCTGCGCGGAGTTCGGGAGCTGGGGGATTGGGGCGTATTCGCGACGCCTGAAGCGCAGTGCCTGGGGCAGCACACCCTGGAGATGGAACTGATCGCGCATGATCTGGACGTTATCCGTTCCCGTGCTTATGTGCAGGCGTATCAATTCCCGGTTCCATGGACGGTGCAGCAGACCGGCGTGCATGGAGGAACGCTGCCAGCTTCTCAGGAGTTTTTGCAATGGGAGGGCGAAGGTCTTGCCTTCAGTGCGCTGAAACAGGGCGAAGAGAAGCATGATCTGATGTTCCGGGTTTTCAATGTGTCTTCGGAAGCTGCAACGATGAAGGTGAAACCTTCGTTTCAGGTTGATCAAGTTTATGAAAGCACGATTATTGAAGAAATGGGAGAAACCTTGAGTCCGGACGAGGATGAACGTTATGCGTTGAAGGTCGGCCCGGCAACAATTCAGACCCTTGGCATTCAAACGCCGGCTCGATGA
- a CDS encoding carbohydrate ABC transporter permease, protein MVKLIKHVVLVLYGLTCLYPFVWMIGTSLKTSQDALANPQSPFPQAAPAWSTFGEVWNKLNFYQFFVNSVIVSAVVIVGVILIYTMMAFSFAKFIYRGKKFIYYMFIALLLVPGVTTLIPLYINMTNLGLQNTYVGMILPMINGAAPFAIFLFTSYFRTISHELYESAVLDGCDNFKIYYRIYLPLALPAIGTIAILNFIGSWNNILWPMIIVDSRDMFTLPMGLMYLDSSSFKKWNELMAGALITVIPILVAFPFMQKMYVKGMTVGSVKM, encoded by the coding sequence ATGGTCAAACTTATTAAACACGTCGTTCTCGTCCTGTACGGATTGACCTGCCTGTATCCTTTTGTATGGATGATCGGCACATCGCTGAAAACATCGCAGGATGCGCTAGCCAATCCGCAAAGCCCGTTTCCACAGGCCGCACCGGCTTGGTCCACGTTCGGAGAGGTATGGAACAAGCTGAATTTCTATCAATTTTTTGTCAACAGCGTGATCGTAAGTGCAGTCGTCATTGTCGGCGTCATCCTTATCTACACCATGATGGCATTTTCATTTGCGAAGTTTATTTATAGAGGCAAAAAATTCATCTACTACATGTTTATTGCACTCTTGCTTGTTCCGGGCGTCACTACGCTGATCCCGCTCTATATCAACATGACAAATCTGGGGCTGCAAAATACGTACGTCGGCATGATCCTGCCCATGATCAACGGCGCCGCGCCGTTCGCCATTTTCTTGTTCACCAGCTATTTCCGCACGATTTCGCATGAGCTCTACGAAAGTGCCGTGCTGGACGGCTGCGACAATTTCAAAATCTACTACAGGATCTACCTGCCGCTTGCACTGCCTGCGATCGGGACGATTGCCATCCTGAACTTCATCGGCAGCTGGAACAATATCCTGTGGCCGATGATCATCGTGGACAGCCGGGATATGTTCACCTTGCCTATGGGACTGATGTACCTGGATTCTTCCTCCTTCAAGAAATGGAACGAATTGATGGCAGGCGCGTTGATTACGGTCATTCCGATTCTGGTCGCGTTCCCTTTCATGCAGAAGATGTACGTCAAGGGGATGACGGTCGGCTCGGTCAAAATGTAA